A portion of the Sphingorhabdus pulchriflava genome contains these proteins:
- the leuB gene encoding 3-isopropylmalate dehydrogenase — protein MLIALLPGDGIGPEVIAEARRVLEALSLHGLVFEEALVGGAAYKAGGHPLPQATLELAKRADAILFGAVGDPDCDVLERHLRPEQAILGLRKELELFANLRPAKLFPELADASALRHEVASQIDMVIVRELNGDVYFGEKGMRQTADGKREGYDIMSYNEDEVRRIARVGFETAMARGKKLCSVDKANVLETSQLWRDVVIETAKEFPEVELSHMYVDNAAMQLVRNPGQFDVIVTGNLFGDILSDQASMCAGSIGMLPSASLDSNQKGLYEPIHGSAPDIAGQGKANPLATILSAAMMLRYSLGQPEAADRIEAAVAAALAAGARSPDLGGSLSTREMGDAVLAQLR, from the coding sequence ATGCTCATTGCCTTGTTGCCCGGAGACGGGATCGGTCCCGAAGTCATCGCCGAAGCGCGCCGCGTGCTGGAGGCGCTGTCGCTGCATGGGCTGGTTTTCGAAGAGGCGCTGGTGGGCGGTGCGGCTTACAAGGCGGGTGGTCACCCGCTGCCGCAAGCCACTCTCGAGCTGGCGAAGCGCGCCGATGCCATATTGTTCGGTGCCGTGGGCGATCCAGATTGCGATGTGCTCGAGCGCCATTTGCGCCCCGAACAGGCCATTCTTGGACTGCGCAAGGAACTGGAATTATTCGCCAACCTGCGCCCCGCCAAACTGTTCCCCGAACTCGCCGATGCCTCGGCACTGCGCCACGAAGTTGCCAGCCAGATCGACATGGTGATTGTCCGCGAACTGAACGGCGACGTCTATTTCGGCGAAAAGGGTATGCGCCAAACCGCCGATGGCAAGCGCGAAGGCTATGACATCATGTCGTATAATGAAGACGAGGTGCGCCGTATCGCCCGCGTGGGTTTCGAGACTGCGATGGCACGCGGCAAAAAGCTTTGCTCGGTCGACAAGGCCAATGTCCTCGAAACCAGCCAGCTGTGGCGCGACGTGGTGATTGAAACGGCGAAGGAATTCCCGGAAGTCGAATTGAGCCACATGTATGTCGACAATGCAGCGATGCAGTTGGTGCGCAATCCCGGCCAGTTCGATGTCATCGTGACCGGCAATTTGTTCGGCGACATCCTGTCGGATCAGGCGTCCATGTGCGCAGGCTCCATTGGCATGCTGCCCAGCGCTTCGCTCGATTCGAACCAGAAAGGTCTGTACGAACCCATCCATGGCAGTGCGCCCGACATTGCAGGGCAGGGCAAGGCCAATCCGCTGGCGACGATCCTTTCGGCAGCCATGATGCTGCGTTACTCGCTCGGGCAGCCCGAAGCCGCCGATCGCATCGAGGCGGCGGTAGCCGCAGCGCTCGCCGCTGGGGCACGCTCGCCGGATCTGGGTGGCAGCCTATCCACTCGCGAAATGGGAGATGCCGTCCTGGCGCAATTGCGCTAG
- a CDS encoding trans-sulfuration enzyme family protein, with protein MKKTTGLNREITSKWRPATQAVRGGTWRSEHGETSEALFLTSGYTYDDAETVAARFAGEQQGMTYSRLQNPTVAMVEERIALMEGAEACRMQATGMAAMTTALLCQLSQGDHVVAARAAFGSCRWLTDSLLPRWGITTTTIDARDNDAWKAAIQPNTKVFFFETPANPTMDIVDMAYVCGLAKEHGITTVVDNAFATSVLQRPMDFGADVVAYSATKLMDGQGRVLAGAVCGSEKWINDVLLPFQRNTGPNCSPFNAWVVHKGLETLELRAMRQSENALAVGKFLEGRVPKMLHPGLASHPQHNLAMSQMKACGPIFSFVLDGGRKQAMSLLNALELVDISNNIGDSRSLCCHPASTTHYSVSAEQREIMGVEEGMLRINIGLEDPQDLIEDLDQALRKVGL; from the coding sequence ATGAAGAAAACCACCGGCCTCAATCGCGAAATCACATCCAAATGGCGGCCTGCCACACAGGCTGTGCGCGGCGGCACTTGGCGCAGCGAGCATGGCGAGACGTCGGAGGCGCTCTTCCTGACTTCCGGCTATACCTATGACGACGCCGAAACCGTCGCCGCGCGTTTTGCCGGCGAGCAGCAGGGCATGACCTATAGCCGTCTGCAAAACCCGACCGTGGCGATGGTCGAGGAGCGCATCGCGCTGATGGAAGGGGCTGAGGCTTGCCGGATGCAGGCGACGGGCATGGCGGCAATGACTACGGCCTTGCTGTGCCAGTTGAGTCAGGGCGACCATGTGGTGGCCGCACGCGCGGCCTTCGGGTCGTGCCGCTGGCTGACCGACAGTCTGCTCCCGCGCTGGGGCATCACCACCACGACGATCGATGCGCGCGACAATGACGCCTGGAAAGCGGCGATTCAACCCAACACAAAGGTCTTCTTCTTCGAAACCCCGGCCAACCCAACAATGGACATTGTCGACATGGCCTATGTCTGCGGGTTGGCAAAGGAGCATGGAATCACCACCGTGGTCGACAATGCCTTTGCCACCAGCGTTCTGCAGCGCCCGATGGATTTCGGCGCCGATGTGGTTGCCTATAGTGCAACCAAGCTGATGGACGGGCAAGGCAGGGTACTGGCCGGTGCAGTCTGCGGTTCGGAAAAGTGGATCAACGATGTGTTGCTGCCCTTCCAGCGCAACACCGGGCCCAATTGCTCACCCTTCAACGCATGGGTTGTTCACAAGGGATTAGAAACGCTAGAATTGCGTGCGATGCGCCAATCGGAAAATGCGCTGGCAGTGGGCAAATTCCTCGAAGGCCGCGTGCCCAAGATGCTGCATCCGGGACTTGCCAGTCACCCGCAGCACAATCTGGCGATGAGCCAGATGAAGGCTTGCGGGCCGATTTTCAGTTTCGTCCTTGATGGCGGGCGTAAACAGGCCATGTCCTTGCTCAATGCGCTTGAGTTGGTCGATATTTCTAACAATATCGGTGATAGCCGCAGTCTGTGTTGCCACCCCGCCTCGACCACCCATTACAGTGTCTCTGCCGAGCAGCGTGAAATCATGGGGGTTGAAGAAGGCATGCTGCGCATCAATATCGGGCTGGAAGATCCGCAAGATTTGATAGAAGATCTGGATCAGGCATTGCGGAAGGTTGGCCTTTGA
- the recO gene encoding DNA repair protein RecO: MQHSAGQAIVCAVRPHGEVGAIVRCMTEEHGLLAGYVQGARGRVLRPVLIPGNVVKGDWRARVIGQLASLSVEPVHSRAHLLGEPLAAAAIEWACTLTASAVPEAYPYPRLFSALDGLLAAVELAPAARGWAPAMARYEALLLSELGYGGEDLVAGEGTAAALKAMASQREALLLHVLGEKRADIMAARERLVDRLKRAVA, from the coding sequence ATGCAGCACAGTGCGGGTCAGGCGATAGTTTGCGCCGTACGCCCGCATGGCGAGGTCGGAGCGATAGTGCGCTGCATGACCGAGGAGCATGGCTTGCTTGCCGGCTATGTGCAGGGGGCGCGCGGGCGAGTGCTACGGCCGGTGCTGATTCCGGGCAATGTCGTCAAAGGCGATTGGCGCGCGCGCGTCATCGGCCAATTGGCATCGCTTTCGGTGGAGCCGGTGCACAGCCGTGCGCATTTGCTGGGCGAGCCGCTGGCGGCGGCGGCAATCGAATGGGCCTGCACATTGACAGCCAGCGCGGTTCCCGAAGCTTATCCCTATCCGCGGCTGTTTTCGGCGCTCGATGGCTTGCTGGCTGCGGTTGAGCTCGCTCCCGCAGCGCGCGGCTGGGCCCCGGCGATGGCGCGTTATGAGGCTTTGTTGCTATCCGAACTCGGCTATGGCGGTGAAGACCTTGTCGCGGGCGAAGGAACAGCCGCTGCGCTCAAGGCGATGGCTTCGCAACGCGAGGCGTTACTCCTGCATGTTCTGGGAGAAAAGCGCGCCGATATAATGGCTGCGCGCGAAAGGCTGGTCGACCGGCTGAAAAGGGCGGTTGCCTAA
- the apaG gene encoding Co2+/Mg2+ efflux protein ApaG: MLDALFDEHATTEGVTVRVVTNFLDEQSSPAQNRWFWSYHIRIENHRDDPVQLLTRHWKITDGHGGVNHVDGDGVVGEQPLLKPDGSHDYVSGCPLPTPSGIMEGHYRFIRADGSTFLVEIPRFKLVAPATAR, encoded by the coding sequence ATTCTCGACGCGCTTTTTGACGAACATGCAACGACCGAGGGCGTAACCGTCCGCGTGGTCACCAATTTTCTTGATGAGCAGTCGAGCCCTGCGCAAAATCGCTGGTTCTGGTCTTACCATATCCGCATCGAAAACCATCGCGACGATCCCGTCCAGTTGCTGACGCGGCACTGGAAAATCACCGATGGCCATGGCGGGGTAAACCATGTCGATGGCGACGGCGTGGTGGGGGAGCAGCCCTTGCTCAAGCCCGATGGCAGCCATGACTATGTCTCGGGCTGCCCGCTGCCGACGCCGTCGGGTATTATGGAGGGGCATTACCGCTTCATCCGTGCCGATGGCTCGACCTTCCTCGTTGAAATCCCGCGTTTCAAGCTGGTCGCGCCTGCCACCGCCCGATGA
- a CDS encoding TetR/AcrR family transcriptional regulator, with amino-acid sequence MADAETRDSYHHGNLAEALIAAAIDWIDEHGHERLSMRELAKKVGVSPGAPFRHFKNKTALMTAIAEQAMARFLKSVFDAVAQADPDDPIAGLQAIGKGYVDWALDNPIHFRIISTRTIIDFATSSKLQADNDAVRDLMIRFFEAGLASGRIAPDQSLETMLLASRGLAYGLARMWSDGHFPEWYVKGEPREEMQAAIRMFIRSLERR; translated from the coding sequence ATGGCCGACGCCGAAACAAGGGATAGCTACCACCACGGTAATCTTGCCGAGGCGCTGATCGCTGCCGCCATCGATTGGATTGACGAGCACGGTCATGAGCGATTGTCGATGCGTGAGCTGGCGAAAAAGGTTGGCGTGTCACCTGGGGCGCCGTTCCGGCATTTCAAGAACAAGACCGCGTTGATGACCGCGATCGCGGAACAGGCGATGGCCCGTTTCCTGAAATCGGTTTTCGACGCGGTGGCGCAGGCCGATCCGGATGATCCGATCGCAGGGCTGCAGGCGATCGGCAAAGGCTATGTCGATTGGGCGCTGGACAACCCGATCCATTTCCGCATCATCAGTACGCGGACGATCATCGATTTTGCGACATCCTCCAAGTTGCAGGCGGACAATGATGCCGTCAGAGACCTGATGATCAGATTTTTTGAAGCAGGCCTGGCAAGTGGCAGGATCGCTCCCGATCAGTCGCTCGAAACCATGCTGCTCGCTAGCCGGGGCCTTGCTTATGGCTTGGCGCGCATGTGGAGCGATGGCCACTTCCCCGAATGGTATGTGAAAGGCGAACCAAGAGAGGAAATGCAGGCCGCCATTCGCATGTTCATTCGGTCGCTCGAGCGTCGTTGA
- a CDS encoding phosphotransferase: MYEFQTKLAAVMDRIVGDGAPIENLGRLSGGANMESWSFDRAGKGYVLRRAPSAAFMEGRSFGHDVEAELVRTAHRGGVLAPEVVGELTAADDMGTGYIMYRVEAEVNPAKILADPPASLVHDIARELARIHAIKPTADIPIPYMDTAAALGELKKRFLTYGGDRPVVALALRWCEDNLPPPVEPVLVHGDFRMGNVMADANGLAAVLDWELAHWGDAHEDLAYGCMAVWRFGHFDKPAFGASDLDTLFASYEASGGGKVDRARFRFWLVYRTLWWALGCMQMAEIWRLGADRNLERAVIGRRTSENEVDLLLLLEDDAPEAERERISLPIVAPPRRAGEPSAVELLEAIREWVDTGVKAKSAGREKFMAAVAMNALGMLVREAENPVDPHDAALSADLMAGKASLATPGLLPKLRATMLAKLANDSPKYASLAAAKARWLKG, translated from the coding sequence ATGTATGAGTTCCAGACCAAGCTGGCTGCCGTAATGGACCGCATTGTCGGCGATGGCGCCCCGATTGAAAATCTCGGCCGCCTTTCGGGCGGTGCCAATATGGAAAGCTGGTCGTTTGATAGAGCGGGCAAAGGCTATGTCCTGCGCCGTGCACCCTCCGCTGCCTTCATGGAAGGGCGTTCGTTCGGCCATGATGTCGAGGCAGAGCTGGTACGCACCGCGCATCGCGGGGGTGTGCTCGCGCCCGAGGTGGTTGGCGAACTTACCGCTGCCGACGATATGGGCACCGGCTATATCATGTACCGCGTCGAGGCGGAGGTGAATCCGGCGAAGATCCTTGCCGATCCGCCCGCATCGCTGGTCCACGATATCGCGCGCGAACTGGCGCGTATCCACGCGATCAAGCCGACCGCGGACATTCCCATTCCCTATATGGATACCGCCGCCGCGCTTGGTGAACTCAAAAAGCGTTTCCTGACCTATGGCGGTGACCGACCGGTCGTCGCGCTGGCGCTGCGCTGGTGCGAGGATAATCTGCCCCCGCCAGTCGAGCCGGTGCTGGTGCATGGCGATTTCCGCATGGGTAATGTGATGGCCGATGCAAATGGCCTTGCTGCTGTTCTCGATTGGGAATTGGCGCATTGGGGCGATGCCCATGAAGATCTGGCCTATGGCTGCATGGCGGTGTGGCGCTTCGGCCATTTCGATAAGCCCGCGTTCGGTGCCAGCGATCTTGATACCTTATTCGCCTCCTATGAGGCTTCGGGTGGCGGCAAGGTCGATCGTGCGCGGTTCCGTTTCTGGCTGGTGTATCGCACGCTCTGGTGGGCATTGGGTTGTATGCAGATGGCGGAAATCTGGCGCTTGGGCGCAGACCGCAACCTCGAACGCGCGGTCATTGGCCGTCGTACTAGCGAGAATGAAGTCGACCTGTTGCTGTTGCTGGAAGACGATGCCCCCGAAGCAGAACGTGAGCGGATTAGCCTGCCGATAGTCGCTCCCCCGCGCCGTGCAGGCGAGCCGTCTGCAGTCGAGTTGCTAGAGGCGATCCGCGAGTGGGTGGATACTGGCGTGAAGGCAAAATCAGCAGGGCGTGAAAAATTCATGGCGGCGGTGGCCATGAACGCGCTCGGCATGTTGGTCCGTGAGGCAGAAAATCCGGTTGATCCGCATGATGCAGCGCTTTCGGCCGATCTGATGGCAGGCAAGGCATCGCTCGCCACACCCGGTCTGCTGCCCAAGCTCCGCGCGACTATGCTGGCCAAACTCGCCAATGACAGCCCCAAATATGCCTCGCTTGCCGCTGCCAAGGCACGCTGGCTGAAGGGCTGA
- a CDS encoding LysR family transcriptional regulator — protein sequence MKRTHLPLNGLRVFDAAARHLSFTKAADELAVTPAAVGQQIRALEDMLGVVLFRRTPKGLELTPEADKGLDALRAGFLQFEESVRAMQSGQTSNSLTIAAPRDFTAKWLTARLAKYGANNPDLQFTLIAADSEIDFTEANLDLAIRLTDGPGEHEGVQLATGAFVSVAAPDGGAETPIGWPGCPLEEGTAALRLGDAGLAIDAAAIGLGKACVPHLLAEADLAAGRVRALDNAQEHRLAYWLVAPLPQWRQKKVKALVEALTG from the coding sequence ATGAAGCGCACGCACCTTCCCCTGAACGGTCTGCGCGTTTTTGACGCAGCAGCGCGGCATCTGAGCTTCACCAAGGCGGCTGATGAGCTTGCGGTGACGCCTGCGGCGGTCGGCCAGCAAATCCGTGCGTTGGAAGATATGCTCGGCGTCGTTCTGTTCCGACGCACACCCAAGGGGCTCGAACTGACACCCGAGGCTGATAAGGGTCTTGATGCCCTGCGCGCTGGTTTCCTGCAGTTTGAGGAATCGGTGCGGGCGATGCAATCCGGGCAGACTTCGAACTCGCTCACCATCGCCGCGCCGCGCGATTTTACGGCCAAATGGCTGACAGCTCGGCTGGCCAAATATGGCGCAAACAATCCCGATTTGCAGTTCACGCTGATTGCTGCAGATAGCGAGATCGACTTCACCGAAGCCAATCTCGACCTCGCCATTCGCCTGACCGACGGGCCGGGCGAGCATGAAGGCGTGCAGCTTGCGACGGGTGCCTTTGTATCGGTCGCGGCTCCCGATGGTGGGGCAGAAACGCCGATCGGATGGCCCGGCTGTCCGCTCGAAGAGGGCACGGCTGCGCTTCGCCTAGGAGATGCGGGATTGGCCATTGATGCCGCTGCAATCGGGCTGGGCAAAGCCTGCGTCCCACATTTGCTGGCGGAAGCAGATCTCGCTGCCGGACGAGTGCGCGCATTGGACAATGCTCAGGAACATCGCCTCGCTTACTGGCTGGTCGCACCCTTGCCGCAATGGCGGCAGAAAAAGGTCAAGGCGCTGGTCGAGGCGCTTACCGGTTGA